The following coding sequences lie in one Oryza brachyantha chromosome 10, ObraRS2, whole genome shotgun sequence genomic window:
- the LOC107303359 gene encoding acetyl-CoA carboxylase 1-like, with protein MATPEDLKINAEHIRIADQFVEVPGGTNNNNYVNVQLIVEVSTIDRPLGLFCLAIGLICYRTSGCTDGKRDILGPPSAAMAALGDKIGSSLIAQAAGVPTLPWSGSHVTIPQESCRSIPEELYKDACVSTTEELYKDACVCTIEEAVASCQVVGYPAMIKASWGGGCKGIRKVHNDDEARALFKQVQGEVPGSPIFIMKVASQMLGW; from the exons ATGGCAACTCCCGAGGATTTGAAGATAAATGCGGAGCACATAAGAATTGCTGATCAATTCGTAGAAGTTCCTGGTGGTACAAATAATAACAATTATGTGAATGTGCAGCTCATAGTTGAGGTTAGCACAATTGATCGTCCTCTTGGTCTTTTTTGTCTTGCTATTGGCTTGATTTGCTATAG AACTTCCGGATGCACTGATGGAAAAAGGGATATTCTTGGGCCACCATCAGCCGCAATGGCAGCATTGGGTGATAAGATTGGGTCATCTCTAATTGCACAAGCAGCAGGAGTTCCAACTCTTCCATGGAGTGGATCACAT gtGACAATTCCACAAGAAAGCTGCCGTTCGATACCTGAGGAGCTGTACAAGGACGCCTGTGTCTCCACTACAGAGGAGCTGTACAAGGATGCCTGTGTCTGCACTATAGAGGAAGCAGTAGCTAGTTGTCAGGTGGTGGGCTATCCCGCTATGATCAAGGCATCATGGGGTGGTGGTTGTAAAGGAATAAGGAAG GTGCATAATGATGATGAGGCGAGAGCTTTGTTTAAGCAAGTGCAGGGAGAAGTCCCTGGCTCACCTATATTTATTATGAAGGTGGCATCCCAG ATGCTAGGTTGGTAG
- the LOC102722983 gene encoding pentatricopeptide repeat-containing protein At4g26680, mitochondrial, producing the protein MPPPRALPLPHFTLPPLAGEDHLFVTALRSHLSSTPPPAAASLSRFLPQLTPLRLSHLILLLSPHGDLLASLLPSPPPPLPFAVLLHTLPPRRSSELLASLLPSVPHHAFPDLLHHVVLTARLAAAPHGGGRGAVPALNVVFSVCARGKKLSLATLAFRTMRAHGLLPRVESCNVFISAALGLRRPEIALSFFREMRRCRISPNIYTANMVLRAYCDLGRTADAAEVLDKMPEWGVHRTTVSFNTLIAAYCRDGIDAGPALQLKRKMEQEGLVPDVVTYDTIIHGLCKEGRMGKANQVVSEMKTKGVMPNTVTYNTLIYAYVIRGDNAMASRIHEEMVKNRVELDIVTYNALILGLCNEGKMKKVEHLLRELDSAKLEPNASTLSALIIGWCKMQNSERAFQLLNVMKKSGFHPNYATYKMVISSFCKNKDLEGAVDVMRDMLGRCMAPDKALLNEFFDGLWEAKKIHLAENFRSLYNGVKFIPDVYYTGDYRNMDEVITKC; encoded by the coding sequence atgccgccgccacgcgcgctTCCGCTTCCGCACTTcaccctcccgccgctcgccggcgaggaccACCTCTTCGTCACCGCCCTCCGCTCCCACCtctcctccacgccgccccccgccgcggcctccctctcccgctTCCTCCCGCAGCTCACCCCCCTCCGCCTCTCCcacctcatcctcctcctctcgcctcACGGCGacctcctcgcctccctcctcccttcgccgccgccgccgctccccttcGCAGTCCTCCTCCACACCCTCCCcccgcgccgctcctccgagctcctcgcctccctcctcccctccgtcCCGCACCACGCCTTCCCGGACCTCCTCCACCACGTCGTCCTCACCGCCCGCCTTGCCGCCGCgccccacggcggcggccgcggcgctgTCCCGGCTCTCAACGTGGTCTTCTCCGTCTGCGCGCGCGGCAAGAAGCTCTCCCTGGCTACCCTCGCCTTCCGCACCATGCGCGCCCATGGCCTGCTCCCGCGTGTCGAGTCCTGCAACGTCTTCATCTCCGCCGCGCTCGGCCTCAGGCGCCCCGAGATCGCGCTGTCGTTCTTCCGGGAGATGCGCCGGTGTAGGATCTCGCCGAATATCTACACGGCCAACATGGTGCTGCGAGCGTACTGTGACCTGGGGCggaccgccgacgccgccgaggtgCTCGACAAAATGCCAGAGTGGGGTGTTCATAGGACGACAGTCAGTTTCAACACGCTGATCGCCGCATACTGCAGGGATGGTATTGATGCAGGGCCTGCATTGCAACTGAAGAGGAAGATGGAGCAGGAGGGGTTGGTGCCTGACGTTGTGACTTATGACACAATTATCCATGGGCTGTGCAAGGAGGGAAGGATGGGCAAGGCGAACCAGGTGGTGAGTGAGATGAAGACGAAGGGGGTTATGCCAAACACAGTCACGTACAACACACTGATTTATGCATATGTGATACGTGGTGATAATGCCATGGCGTCTAGGATTCATGAGGAGATGGTTAAGAACCGGGTGGAGCTTGATATTGTGACATATAACGCGCTCATTCTCGGGCTTTGCAATGAAGGGAAGATGAAGAAGGTAGAGCACTTGCTTCGTGAGCTTGATAGTGCCAAGCTTGAACCGAATGCATCAACCTTGTCAGCACTGATTATTGGGTGGTGCAAGATGCAGAACTCAGAGAGAGCATTCCAACTGTTGAATGTGATGAAGAAAAGTGGCTTCCATCCGAATTATGCCACATATAAGATGGTTATATCTTCTTTTTGCAAGAACAAGGATTTAGAAGGAGCAGTCGATGTAATGAGGGACATGTTGGGGAGGTGCATGGCTCCTGACAAGGCATTGTTGAATGAATTTTTTGATGGTCTCTGGgaggctaaaaaaatacatctgGCAGAGAACTTCCGATCACTGTATAATGGTGTAAAGTTCATTCCTGATGTCTACTATACTGGTGATTACAGGAATATGGATGAAGTGATAACCAAATGCTAA